The Triticum aestivum cultivar Chinese Spring chromosome 3A, IWGSC CS RefSeq v2.1, whole genome shotgun sequence genome includes a region encoding these proteins:
- the LOC123060032 gene encoding transcription factor DIVARICATA isoform X2 translates to MMMREPWMEVLPPAAMGYYGGPRGAGGWFTGQPRAWTADENKQFERALAGLDLRSPDWDKVAHATGKTVREVVDHFKSLELDVRQIESGTFPGDFRHGYRFGGCGGGRRHGGRTPEQERKKGVPWTEDEHKLFLLGLKKYGKGDWRNISRNFVQTRTPTQVASHAQKYFIRLSSGGGKDKRRSSIHDITTVHLDDQPPSPSQSSMITQSSAPAPSPATGQYSLPADTKQHGGANAPYNSPPSYGMGLQDQGLQCGPLHDQLAANRSMLY, encoded by the exons ATGATGATGAGGGAGCCGTGGATGGAGGTGCTGCCGCCGGCGGCGATGGGCTACTACGGCGggccgcggggcgcgggcggctgGTTCACGGGGCAGCCGCGCGCCTGGACGGCGGACGAGAACAAGCAGTTCGAGCGGGCGCTGGCCGGGCTGGACCTGCGCAGCCCGGACTGGGACAAGGTGGCGCACGCCACCGGCAAGACGGTCCGCGAGGTCGTCGACCACTTCAAGAGCCTCGAGCTCGACGTCCGCCAGATCGAGTCCGGCACCTTCC CCGGGGACTTCCGGCACGGCTACCGcttcggcggctgcggcggcgggcggcggcacggcggcCGCACGCCGGAGCAGGAGAGGAAGAAGGGGGTGCCGTGGACCGAGGACGAGCACAA GTTGTTCCTCCTAGGCCTGAAGAAGTACGGCAAAGGGGACTGGAGGAACATTTCGCGCAACTTCGTGCAGACGAGGACGCCGACGCAGGTGGCCAGCCACGCGCAGAAGTACTTCATCAGGCTCAGCTCCGGTGGCGGCAAGGACAAGAGGAGGTCGAGCATCCACGACATCACCACGGTGCACCTGGACGACCAGCCCCCCTCGCCGTCCCAGTCATCGATGATCACCCAGTCCAGCGCGCCGGCACCGAGCCCAGCAACGGGGCAGTACTCGCTGCCGGCCGACACCAAGCAGCACGGCGGAGCGAATGCGCCATACAATTCGCCGCCGAGCTACGGCATGGGTTTGCAAGATCAAGGCCTGCAGTGTGGCCCTCTGCATGATCAGCTGGCCGCGAACCGGAGTATGCTGTATTAG
- the LOC123060032 gene encoding transcription factor DIVARICATA isoform X1, whose amino-acid sequence MMMREPWMEVLPPAAMGYYGGPRGAGGWFTGQPRAWTADENKQFERALAGLDLRSPDWDKVAHATGKTVREVVDHFKSLELDVRQIESGTFPGPGPGYGPGAFTLQWDGSGGHAGAGDFRHGYRFGGCGGGRRHGGRTPEQERKKGVPWTEDEHKLFLLGLKKYGKGDWRNISRNFVQTRTPTQVASHAQKYFIRLSSGGGKDKRRSSIHDITTVHLDDQPPSPSQSSMITQSSAPAPSPATGQYSLPADTKQHGGANAPYNSPPSYGMGLQDQGLQCGPLHDQLAANRSMLY is encoded by the exons ATGATGATGAGGGAGCCGTGGATGGAGGTGCTGCCGCCGGCGGCGATGGGCTACTACGGCGggccgcggggcgcgggcggctgGTTCACGGGGCAGCCGCGCGCCTGGACGGCGGACGAGAACAAGCAGTTCGAGCGGGCGCTGGCCGGGCTGGACCTGCGCAGCCCGGACTGGGACAAGGTGGCGCACGCCACCGGCAAGACGGTCCGCGAGGTCGTCGACCACTTCAAGAGCCTCGAGCTCGACGTCCGCCAGATCGAGTCCGGCACCTTCCCCGGCCCCGGCCCCGGCTACGGCCCCGGCGCCTTCACCCTGCAGTGGGACGGCAGCGGCGGCCACGCCGGGGCCGGGGACTTCCGGCACGGCTACCGcttcggcggctgcggcggcgggcggcggcacggcggcCGCACGCCGGAGCAGGAGAGGAAGAAGGGGGTGCCGTGGACCGAGGACGAGCACAA GTTGTTCCTCCTAGGCCTGAAGAAGTACGGCAAAGGGGACTGGAGGAACATTTCGCGCAACTTCGTGCAGACGAGGACGCCGACGCAGGTGGCCAGCCACGCGCAGAAGTACTTCATCAGGCTCAGCTCCGGTGGCGGCAAGGACAAGAGGAGGTCGAGCATCCACGACATCACCACGGTGCACCTGGACGACCAGCCCCCCTCGCCGTCCCAGTCATCGATGATCACCCAGTCCAGCGCGCCGGCACCGAGCCCAGCAACGGGGCAGTACTCGCTGCCGGCCGACACCAAGCAGCACGGCGGAGCGAATGCGCCATACAATTCGCCGCCGAGCTACGGCATGGGTTTGCAAGATCAAGGCCTGCAGTGTGGCCCTCTGCATGATCAGCTGGCCGCGAACCGGAGTATGCTGTATTAG